Proteins encoded together in one Microbacterium sp. ABRD28 window:
- a CDS encoding alpha/beta hydrolase, with the protein MTDHEIVDGRDRMLRELADRLDEVPDYRPGDVAAMRELMASSMTERPARDPEVHLVFADGGAERELRVHRPPTGASAGTVLHIHGGGFFMGSATLYDAVCAQLSERTGTVVCSIDYRLAPEHPYPAGLDDCAAAYRALVKDPRRFGLGPGPLGIYGESAGAALAAGVVARVGEEHPPDFLALLEPVLDDHLSTASARRFTATPIWNRGLAEWSWDIYLGDIRYSRPAEAAPAHLPDVSWFPPTLISTRDLDPLRDEGIAFARRLIGEGVPTELRHYPGTFHGVLGVAGSAVASRIVADAACFVRDHLVPRYADTGTR; encoded by the coding sequence ATGACCGACCACGAGATCGTCGATGGTCGCGATCGGATGCTGCGGGAACTCGCCGACCGCCTCGATGAGGTACCCGACTACCGCCCGGGCGATGTGGCGGCGATGCGAGAACTGATGGCCTCGTCGATGACAGAACGCCCGGCGCGGGACCCCGAGGTGCACCTCGTCTTCGCGGACGGGGGAGCCGAGCGCGAGCTGCGCGTGCACCGGCCGCCGACGGGCGCGTCGGCGGGAACGGTGCTGCACATCCACGGCGGAGGCTTCTTCATGGGGAGCGCGACGCTGTACGACGCGGTGTGCGCGCAGCTGAGCGAGCGGACGGGCACCGTCGTCTGCTCCATCGACTACCGGTTGGCCCCGGAGCATCCCTATCCTGCGGGGCTGGATGACTGCGCCGCGGCGTACCGGGCACTGGTAAAGGACCCCCGCCGGTTCGGGCTCGGCCCGGGGCCGCTCGGAATCTACGGCGAGAGCGCGGGAGCCGCGCTCGCCGCCGGTGTCGTGGCCCGCGTCGGCGAGGAACATCCCCCGGACTTCCTGGCGCTCCTCGAACCAGTGCTCGACGATCACCTCAGCACGGCGTCCGCCCGGAGGTTCACCGCCACACCGATCTGGAACCGAGGGCTTGCGGAGTGGAGCTGGGACATCTACCTCGGCGACATCCGATACTCGCGGCCGGCGGAAGCGGCACCCGCGCACCTTCCCGATGTCTCGTGGTTTCCGCCGACGCTGATCTCCACCCGCGATCTCGACCCCCTGCGGGATGAGGGGATCGCCTTCGCCCGCCGGTTGATCGGCGAGGGGGTGCCCACCGAGCTTCGCCACTATCCGGGCACGTTCCACGGCGTGCTCGGGGTGGCGGGCAGCGCCGTCGCCTCGCGCATCGTGGCGGATGCCGCATGCTTCGTGCGGGATCATCTCGTTCCTCGGTACGCCGACACCGGGACCCGATGA
- a CDS encoding formylglycine-generating enzyme family protein encodes MRHTIEQAMIPAGSFLMGESSDRVRARADEGPVHRVEVDPFRIDVTTVTTADFARFVDDTGHVTDAERWGASMVFHSAVRSPPDDVIGAVTGAPWWLMVRGADWRHPDGALSDIDERADHPVVHVSWTDAAAYCAWADRRLPSEAEWEFAARGGQEAARFPWGDAEVDDAGWRANIFQGEFPVDNAGTDGFLTTAPVRTFSPNGWGLWQCVGNVWEWCADWYDPGYYDISPRRDPRGPAGGRTRVIRGGSYLCHPSYCDRYRNAARSANTPDSSTGNTGFRTVAC; translated from the coding sequence GTGAGGCACACGATCGAACAGGCCATGATCCCCGCGGGATCGTTCCTCATGGGTGAGTCTTCCGACCGCGTCAGGGCGCGTGCGGACGAAGGGCCGGTTCACCGCGTGGAGGTGGACCCGTTCCGCATCGACGTGACGACCGTGACCACGGCAGATTTCGCTCGGTTCGTCGACGACACCGGGCATGTCACAGACGCCGAGCGCTGGGGCGCCTCGATGGTGTTTCACTCGGCGGTGCGCAGCCCGCCGGACGATGTCATCGGGGCGGTGACGGGTGCGCCGTGGTGGCTCATGGTCCGCGGAGCCGACTGGCGTCATCCGGACGGCGCCCTTTCGGACATCGATGAGCGGGCGGACCACCCGGTCGTCCACGTCAGCTGGACTGACGCAGCCGCCTACTGCGCGTGGGCCGATCGGCGCCTCCCCTCCGAGGCGGAGTGGGAGTTCGCTGCTCGCGGCGGTCAGGAGGCCGCACGGTTTCCCTGGGGTGACGCGGAGGTGGATGACGCCGGGTGGCGCGCGAACATCTTCCAGGGCGAGTTCCCGGTCGATAACGCCGGCACCGATGGGTTCCTCACCACCGCCCCCGTGCGAACGTTCTCTCCTAATGGCTGGGGACTGTGGCAGTGCGTCGGCAACGTCTGGGAATGGTGTGCCGACTGGTACGACCCGGGTTACTACGACATTTCGCCTCGCCGCGACCCGCGCGGCCCGGCAGGCGGGCGGACGCGCGTCATCCGCGGCGGCAGCTACCTCTGTCATCCGTCCTATTGCGACCGCTATCGGAATGCAGCCCGATCGGCGAACACTCCGGACTCCTCCACCGGAAACACGGGATTCCGCACCGTGGCCTGCTGA